The region TCCGTCCATGCACACGTGTCGGAGCTGGCCTTGGGGACGGAGTGCGGTGAGCAGTTGGTGACGGTCGGGAACCAGCCGTTGAAGAGGCGGTGCATGAAGAAGTGGCCGCTCTCGTGGAGCACGGTGTGCTCGGAGTCGGGGTCCTCGGCCGAGAGGTGCACGGTGTTGTTGAGGTCGTAGTACGGGCCGTCGTTGGAGGTCGGGGTCCACTGGATGTTGAGCTCGGTGCAGTGGTTGCTGTCCGCCTCATGGCTGGACCAGCAATTGCTGCCGGAGGTGTTGTCGCGATTCCACCACAGAGGGTTGACAGTGTCGAAGGCGTGCCAGGCCCGGGAGAGGTTGGTCGAGTCGGTGTCGCTCGACACGGGGGAGATGGTGCCGAAGTTGTAGCTGTAGTTGACGTTGTACAGGGTGCTTGAGGTGAGGGTGTACGGGTTGTGGTTGGTGTCGCTGACCTTCCACACGTTGCCGTGCTCGGTGGTGAACTGGACCCACATGCTGTTCACCGGCGTGGTGGAGGCGGGGGTGTAGCAGATGTTGAAGTTGCCGTTGTTCTGGTCGGTGTACTGCTGGCTGGTGAGCTGGTAGGGGGTGTCGGAGGCGTTCACCGTGCCCCAGAGCTGAACGGTGGCGTTGCGGACCGGCTTTGTCTCCCAGGGCTTGCTCGTGCCGGATTCGGCCGACTGGTATTTGGTCTGGAGCGTGCCGCTCATGCACAGGGGCGACACGGCTGCTGCCGCACTGGTCGCGGTCAGCGGAATGCTGGCGGCGGTGGCGAGAGCGGTGGCGAGCGCGGCGACAGCGCGCGGGAGTTGTGCTCTGATGGCCATGGGTGTCCTTCCACGGGACGTGCGGGGCGCGTCGGTGGGCG is a window of Kitasatospora kifunensis DNA encoding:
- a CDS encoding RICIN domain-containing protein gives rise to the protein MAIRAQLPRAVAALATALATAASIPLTATSAAAAVSPLCMSGTLQTKYQSAESGTSKPWETKPVRNATVQLWGTVNASDTPYQLTSQQYTDQNNGNFNICYTPASTTPVNSMWVQFTTEHGNVWKVSDTNHNPYTLTSSTLYNVNYSYNFGTISPVSSDTDSTNLSRAWHAFDTVNPLWWNRDNTSGSNCWSSHEADSNHCTELNIQWTPTSNDGPYYDLNNTVHLSAEDPDSEHTVLHESGHFFMHRLFNGWFPTVTNCSPHSVPKASSDTCAWTEGFADATAAYIEGDYRYVWSSGSSQDFTYNAAAGWDSGDQVQGNVDGALLDLWRDQNLDQNWDQTLSALTANDVSNFSQYFRTARPAVGLSTGTAALNHLSDHTINYNSDTVSLSGHFVGAGSGLCLTAPSTTWSTQNTIQSCSGAGNQTWTLIPASSTSQQGQLQLGVTDSAGNNLCLDDYGSTGQGSPVTIYPCGSTNTHQQWTLYPDGTIRSADPAVAGLCLDVTYGATSPGSPVELYTCNGGTDQKWSR